A stretch of DNA from Posidoniimonas polymericola:
ACGCCCTGCACGCCAACCCGCTGGCCGATGAGCGGCGCCAGGTTAAGGTCCGGGCTGGCAGTGATGAAGCTGACGATCTTGCCCTGCGAGTCGACCAGCGCGTACTGCGGGGCGTTGGGGCGTTTAGAGATCACCGGCCGCAGGGTGCCGATGGCGTCGTAGCCCGAAAGCGGCCCTACGCTGGGGGCGAGTGGCTCGATCTTAGGCGCCGTTCCATCGGCGACGGTCGCCTTGGTCAGCCCGACCTGCGGCGCCAGGCCGCGTGTCGATTTGTAGCGGTTGGCGATGCCGGCAAAGCGGTCGACCCGGGCGGCAAGTTCGCGGACCGCCTGTCGCTCGTTCTCATCGGCGGCCGCGGACAGCATCGCCGCGGCCTGCTGCTCGATCTCTTCGAACCGCCACAGCGTGGGGCGTTCGGCGACCTGGCGGGAGAGCTCAACCTCTAGGGCGGCGAGCCGTTGGGCAAAGCCGCCGCTCAGCTCGAGCGGCGCGGGACGCCGCGTGGCGTCGGCACTGGCGTCGGACCGGGCGACCGGTGGCAGCGGCTTGGCGCCAACGACATCTACCGCGGGCGCAGGGGCGTCGGACTCACTTGCTTGGCCGGTGTGCGCGGCGGCGCGGACCCACGAGTCGACGGGCCCCGTGTCGGTTTGGTCGGTGGGGCCAGCAACCTGCTCGCCCGGCGTGGGCCGGTCGAGGTCGGTGGGGGCGTGCCTCGCGAGATCCTCGCGGCGCACCCAGCGGAACTCACCCGACGGCGGCGCGATCTGCACCCAGTCGACGCCTTCGATCGCTTGCCGCGCAAGCACCCGGACCCGCTCGCCACGGTCGAGTCGCACGTGCACGGCGTCTCGCCGGTCGTGCAGCAGGCTGCCAACCCGGGCGGGCGTCTCGGCGCGGGTCACCTCGGCGGTGCCGTCGTCGAGCAGGCGCAGCGAACTGGCGGGCGCCCAACTGAAGCTGCCTTCCGGCGGCCTGATTGCGCAGAAACCGCCGGGGGTCTCTTCAAACACCTGCACAGAAGCGCCGCTGGGGAGCTCCGCGGTGTCGTAGTAGTGTGGCCCGGGCCCGGCGTAGACCACCGCCGCGTCGGCGTTAACCACGGCGTCGTAGGGGAATTCGCCCCCCAACGCAGCGGTCGACAGCAGCACGGCGGAGGCCGCCACGAGGGCGGTGGTGGTTGTGTTGGCCTGCATGGCGGTACCTGGGGCTTCTCCGGTGCTGTGGGGAGCCGGCGAAAGAATTCTCCTGATTACGGTGGGCTTGTAGGGGATCGGGCGGCGGTGCTCAAGATCAGCGGCGGGGCGCCCGGCTAGTGCTATCACCGCCTGGCCGCTTGCTGGTGGGTAGTTCGGCTCGCTGTTAGGATGGAAGCTAGCACGCCGATTGCGCTGCACGCGACCTTCCGCTCCTTCCTTACACGCCCGTTGTCTATGTCCGTACCGCAGCACCTCGGTCCCTACAAGATCGGAAAGCAGCTCGGCAAAGGCGGGATGGGCGCGGTCTTCGAGGCGATCAACGAGGACACCGGCGAACGCGTCGCGGTCAAGACGCTAGCAGCCGAGCTGGCCGGCGGCGAGGGCTTCCAGGAGCGGTTCCAGGCCGAGATCGAGTCGCTCCGCACGCTCCGCCACCCAAACATCGTCCGGCTGTACGGCTACGGCGAAGAGGACGGGACACACTTCTATTCGATGGAGCTGGTGCACGGCGTGAGCCTCGAGGAGGAACTCCGCCGCGGCCGCCGGTTCGACTGGCGAGAGGTGACCCGCATCGCGATCCAGGTCAGCCGGGCGCTGAAGCACGCCCACGACCACGGCATCATCCACCGCGACATCAAGCCGGCCAACATCCTGCTGGCGGGTGAGCAGGTCAAGCTGGCCGACTTTGGCATCGCACAGCTGTTCGGCGGCGCCAAGCTAACCACCGCCCGCGGCGTGGTCGGCACGGCCGACTTCATGTCGCCCGAGCAGGCCGCGTCCCGCCCGATCACCGACCGCTGCGACCAGTACAGCCTCGGCTGCGTGATGTACGCCCTGCTGGCCGGCCGCCCGCCGTTCCGCGCGAAAGGCCTGCCGGAGATGCTGCAGCTGCAGCGGTACGCCGACCCCGAACCGGTCACCCGCTTCGCGCCCGACACGCCCAAGCAGCTCGAGCGGGTAGTCACGCAGCTGCTCGAGAAGTCGCCCAAGGACCGCTTCCCCAACGCGCTGGCGCTGGCCAAGCACCTCGAGGCGATGAGCCTCGCGATGTCCAGGCCGGTTCAGCCCGACTCCGATTTTCAACTCGCCAATGAGGAGGAGCACCCCCGCGACCCGTCCGAGCTCTCCGAAACGCCCGCGGTGTCGAGCGAGTTCGACTCGTCCGACCTGCACGACTACGAGACCCTCGCGCCGCCCACGGTCGGGCCGGCCGAGGTGTCGCTGGCGATGCGTCCCTCGACAATCGACCTGCCGCCCGCGACGCCGGCCGAGCGCGAGCGCCGGTTCACCGCGGTCGCCGATGAGCCGCTGCTGACCCGCGCCGAGAACCGGGCCCTCTGGCAACTCGTGCTGCAAGGGGTGCTGCTCGCCACGCTGCTGCTCGGGGCCCTGGGGCTGGTGACTTGGTTGGCGTGGCCCCCTTCGGCCGACGAGGTCTACGGTCGCATCACCGCGGCCGCCGACCAGGGCGACCAGGCGCTGTTGGGCGTCGAACGCGACATCAGCCGTTTCCTCGAGCGGTTCCCGGACGACCCGCGGGCGGCCGAGCTCGAGCCGCTGCAGGAACAGCTCGCCTTCGCCCACACCGAACGACGCATGTTCGCCAAGCTGCGGCTCCGCGAGGCGAGCGACGCGCCGATCGAGTCGCTCTACCTGCAGGCCATGCGCAGGGCCAACGACCAGCCCGAGCACGCCCTCCGCGACCTGCAGGCGATCATCGGCCTTCTCAAGCACGCCGAATCCGACGCCGCTCAAGGAGAAGATTCGCGGGCGCTGCTGCAGCTCGTCGAGGAGCAGGCCCGGCGGCTGGAGCGTCGTGTCGAGCGGCGCTCGAAGTCGCAGCTCCCGTTTCTCGAAGAGCGGCTCTCGACCGCCGAGGCGTTGGCCAGCGACGCGCCGTCTGAGGCCGCCGACATCTGCCGTTCGATCCTGCAGCTGTACGGCGAGCTCGACTGGGCCGAGCCCGCGGTCGGCCGCGCGCGGGCGCTGCTGTCCGAAGTCGAGCCGAAGCAGTAAAATCGCCGGTTCGGACGCGCCGCGCAAGTCGCCGCTGCGTTGCCCGCCCCTGTTTTTTCTTACTGACCGGTCTGACGCCGCCATGACGAACCTCAACCTCGCCGCCAGCCACGATGCCTTTGCCCGCGCCAAGCAGCTCATGCCGGGCGGCGTGAACAGCCCGGCTCGAGCCTTCGGCGCCGTCGGCGGCGAGCCGGTGTTCATCGCCAGCGCCAAGGGCGCCCAGCTCTTCGACATCGACGGCAACGCCTACCTCGACTACGTCGGCTCGTGGGGCCCGATGATCCTCGGCCACGCGTACCCGCCGGTCGTCGACGCGGTGCGGTCCGCGGCCGTCGGCGGCACGAGCTTCGGCGCGCCGACCGTCGGCGAGAACGAGCTCGCCTCGCTGATCATCGAGTGTGTCCCCAGTGTCGAGCGGGTGCGGCTGGTCAACTCAGGCACCGAGGCCACCATGAGCGCCCTGCGCCTCGCCCGCGGCTTCACGGGCCGCCCACTGGTGGTCAAGTTCGCCGGCAACTACCACGGCCACGTCGACAGCCTGCTGGTCGCCGCGGGCAGCGCCGCGGCGACGCTCGGCGCCCCCAACTCGCCCGGCGTGACGCCGCGCGCGGCGGCCGACACGCTGGTCCTCCCCTACAACGACCCCGCGGCGCTCGTTGCCGTCTTCGCCGAGCACGGCCCGCAGATCGCCGCGGTGATCTTCGAGCCGGTCTGCGGCAACATGGGGGTAGTGGTTCCGACCAAAGAGTTCCGCGACGCCCTCGCCACGCAGACCAAGCAGCACGGCGCCCTCTTGATCTGCGACGAGGTCATGACCGGCTTCCGGCTGTCGCTCGGCGGAGCGCAGCAGCTGCTCGGCATCACGCCCGACCTCACCACGCTCGGCAAGATCGTCGGCGGCGGCCTGCCGGTCGGCGCCTACGGCGGCCGGTCCGACGTCATGGCCCACGTGCTGCCCGAGGGCAAGGTGTTCCAGGCCGGCACGCTGAGCGGCAACCCCCTGGCGACCGCCGCCGGCGCGACCACCCTCCGCACGCTCCGCGACGAGCCCCCCTACGCGCGGCTCGACGCGCTCGGCGAGCAGCTCCAGACCGGGCTCGACCAGGCCGCGACCGCAGTCGGCCTGCCGCACCACGTGGCGCGGGTCGGCAGCATGGTCACGCTGTTCTTTGTCGACGAGGAAGTCACGTCCTGGGACGTGGCCGCCAGGTGCGACACCGCCTTGTTCGCCAAGTACTTCTGGGCGATGCTCCGCCGCGGCGTCTACCTGCCGTGCAGCCAGTACGAGGCGCTCTTCATCTCAGCCGCCCACACCGAGTCCGACATCCAGCGGACCATCGACGCCGCCCGCGAGTCGCTGGCCGAAGTCGCGGGCGGCTGAGCCAAACGGCAAGGCGATGGAAATCAGCCGGCCGCTTGGCTCTGACGTTTCTCTTCTGCCGCCCGTTTTTCCTCTGCCGCACTGGGCCGGAAGTACTTGGGCGTGACATCGACCGGGTCGGTAGTCTGGCCCGCCTCAACCGCTTTGGCCGCCAGCCGGCCGATCGTTTCGGCGGTTGGGGCCCAAGACTCCTCGGCCGCCGGCGAAACCCCTTCAGGAAGCCGCGCGACGAGCTTCGCCAGCGCCGGCCCGGCAACCCACTCGCCGGGCTTTAGGCCGGCCAGCCAGTCGGCCTGCGGGACGATCTCGACCGGGCCAAGCTCGCCTGTCGCGTCGACCCTGGCGGCGAACAGCT
This window harbors:
- a CDS encoding serine/threonine-protein kinase; its protein translation is MSVPQHLGPYKIGKQLGKGGMGAVFEAINEDTGERVAVKTLAAELAGGEGFQERFQAEIESLRTLRHPNIVRLYGYGEEDGTHFYSMELVHGVSLEEELRRGRRFDWREVTRIAIQVSRALKHAHDHGIIHRDIKPANILLAGEQVKLADFGIAQLFGGAKLTTARGVVGTADFMSPEQAASRPITDRCDQYSLGCVMYALLAGRPPFRAKGLPEMLQLQRYADPEPVTRFAPDTPKQLERVVTQLLEKSPKDRFPNALALAKHLEAMSLAMSRPVQPDSDFQLANEEEHPRDPSELSETPAVSSEFDSSDLHDYETLAPPTVGPAEVSLAMRPSTIDLPPATPAERERRFTAVADEPLLTRAENRALWQLVLQGVLLATLLLGALGLVTWLAWPPSADEVYGRITAAADQGDQALLGVERDISRFLERFPDDPRAAELEPLQEQLAFAHTERRMFAKLRLREASDAPIESLYLQAMRRANDQPEHALRDLQAIIGLLKHAESDAAQGEDSRALLQLVEEQARRLERRVERRSKSQLPFLEERLSTAEALASDAPSEAADICRSILQLYGELDWAEPAVGRARALLSEVEPKQ
- the hemL gene encoding glutamate-1-semialdehyde 2,1-aminomutase, whose protein sequence is MTNLNLAASHDAFARAKQLMPGGVNSPARAFGAVGGEPVFIASAKGAQLFDIDGNAYLDYVGSWGPMILGHAYPPVVDAVRSAAVGGTSFGAPTVGENELASLIIECVPSVERVRLVNSGTEATMSALRLARGFTGRPLVVKFAGNYHGHVDSLLVAAGSAAATLGAPNSPGVTPRAAADTLVLPYNDPAALVAVFAEHGPQIAAVIFEPVCGNMGVVVPTKEFRDALATQTKQHGALLICDEVMTGFRLSLGGAQQLLGITPDLTTLGKIVGGGLPVGAYGGRSDVMAHVLPEGKVFQAGTLSGNPLATAAGATTLRTLRDEPPYARLDALGEQLQTGLDQAATAVGLPHHVARVGSMVTLFFVDEEVTSWDVAARCDTALFAKYFWAMLRRGVYLPCSQYEALFISAAHTESDIQRTIDAARESLAEVAGG